A region of Polyodon spathula isolate WHYD16114869_AA chromosome 4, ASM1765450v1, whole genome shotgun sequence DNA encodes the following proteins:
- the rbis gene encoding ribosomal biogenesis factor — protein MAKNKSKGQKQKNVFQVANKNAKPKNKTKPVATSLKRIKVGNSDKVDNMNKVFTEVQREVKSISKCTAQEPRQQLQVTKPAPVEILNMDATAQLFSHL, from the exons ATggctaaaaacaaatcaaaaggaCAGAAGCAGAAAAATGTCTTTCAAGTAGCCAATAAAAACgccaaaccaaaaaataaaacaaagcctgTTGCAACAAGCCTTAAAAGG ATAAAAGTTGGCAATAGTGACAAGGTCGACAACATGAATAAAGTATTTACAGAAGTACAAAGGGAAGTCAAGAGCATATCGAAATGCACAGCCCAGGAACCAAGACAGCAGCTTCAG GTCACAAAACCAGCACCTGTCGAAATCCTCAACATGGATGCAACTGCACAACTGTTTTCTCATTTATAG